A window from Larimichthys crocea isolate SSNF chromosome XXIII, L_crocea_2.0, whole genome shotgun sequence encodes these proteins:
- the hgd gene encoding homogentisate 1,2-dioxygenase has protein sequence MAGLKYMSGFGNEFSSEDPRCPGSLPEGQNNPQVCPYGLYAEQLSGSAFTCPRTTNKRSWLYRILPSVKHKPFTQMPCGDLTENWNEVEPDPNQLRWMPFTIPKSTEKKVDFVAGLHTVCGAGDAKSRSGIGIHIYACNTSMVDRCFNNSDGDFLIVPQQGEILITTEFGKMMVEPNEICVIQQGMRFSVDVFGETRGYILEVYGTNFELPDLGPIGANGLANPRDFLCPVAWYEDRQVATGYTIINKYQGKLFTCQQDFSPFNVVAWHGNYTPYKYNLKNFMVINCVAFDHADPSIFTVLTAKSTRPGVAIADFVIFPPRWGVADHTFRPPYYHRNCMSEFMGLIKGHYEAKEEGFQPGGASLHSMMTPHGPDAECFEKSSTAELKPERVAEGTMAFMFESSFSMAVTKWGLQTCQKLDKSYYKCWEPIRSHFDPNWKPSKH, from the exons ATGGCAGGACTAAAG TACATGAGCGGTTTTGGGAACGAGTTCTCCTCTGAAGACCCACGCTGCCCTGGATCTTTACCTGAgggacag AACAATCCTCAGGTTTGCCCTTATGGGCTCTATGCTGAACAGCTCTCCGGCTCTGCCTTCACCTGCCCGCGAACAACCAATAAGAGGAG ttGGTTGTACCGCATCTTGCCCTCTGTCAAACATAAGCCTTTTACCCAGATGCCCTGTGGAGATCTAACAGAGAACTGGAACGAAGTGGAACCTGACCCGAATCAG CTGCGATGGATGCCATTCACCATCCCCAAATCTACAGAGAAGAAAGTGGACTTTGTGGCT GGTTTGCATACTGTCTGTGGCGCTGGAGATGCCAAATCTCGCAGCGGCATCGGTATCCACATATACGCCTGCAACACCTCCATGGTTgacag GTGCTTCAACAACTCAGACGGAGACTTTCTGATTG TCCCCCAGCAGGGTGAGATCTTGATCACCACAGAGTTTGGGAAAATGATGGTTGAGCCGAACGAGATCTGTGTCATCCAG CAAGGGATGCGTTtcagtgtggatgtgtttgGAGAAACCAGAGGCTACATACTGGAGGTGTATGGAACCAATTTTGAACTGCCTGACCTGGGAcccatag GAGCCAACGGTCTGGCCAACCcaagagattttctgtgtccagTTGCTTGGTACGAGGATCGCCAAGTGGCCACAGGTTACACCATCATCAACAAGTACCAAGGAAAGCTGTTCACCTGCCAAcag GATTTCTCTCCTTTCAATGTGGTGGCTTGGCACGGGAACTACACACCATACAAATACAACCTGAAGAACTTCATGGTTATCAACTGTGTGGCCTTCGACCATGCG GATCCATCTATATTTACTGTGCTGACTGCCAAATCCACACGACCAGGTGTGGCCATTGCTGACTTTGTCATCTTCCCCCCGCGGTGGGGTGTGGCCGACCACACCTTCCGTCCACCATACTATCACC GTAACTGCATGAGTGAATTCATGGGCCTGATCAAAGGCCACTATGAAGCCAAAGAGGAAGGCTTCCAGCCAGGAGGAGCCAGTCTCCACAGCATGATGACCCCACACGGCCCAGACGCTGAATGCTTCGAGAAGAGCAGCACTGCTGAGCTTAAACCTGAGAGGGTCGCTGAGGGAACCATG gCTTTTATGTTTGAGTCATCCTTCAGTATGGCAGTGACCAAGTGGGGCCTGCAAACGTGCCAGAAACTCGATAAGAGCTACTACAAGTGCTGGGAACCCATTCGCAGCCACTTTGATCCCAACTGGAAGCCCAGCAAACACTAA
- the ndufb4 gene encoding NADH dehydrogenase [ubiquinone] 1 beta subcomplex subunit 4 yields MADYQEAPLATRPKTLDPNEYFNVSTDQRRVEQSRAALRAELKRQYQTQLNNPHRKELIEDPALTRWVYARANPYTYFRPTFKTSLLGAMFGVVPLFALYFIFKTDRDRKEAQIKAGTLERKFSLSS; encoded by the exons ATGGCGGACTACCAAGAGGCGCCCTTGGCCACTCGGCCGAAAACGCTGGACCCTAATGAGTATTTCAACGTCTCGACGGACCAGCGACGTGTCGAGCAGTCCAGGGCAGCGCTGCGAGCGGAACTAAAGAGGCAGTATCAGACGCAGCTCAATAACCCGCACAGGAAAGAGCTCATT GAAGACCCTGCCCTGACGCGCTGGGTATATGCACGCGCCAACCCCTATACATACTTCAGGCCCACATTCAAGACATCTCTGTTGGGTGCGATGTTTGGAGTCGTGCCTCTCTTCGCCCTCTACTTCATCTTCAAGACAGACAGG GATAGGAAGGAGGCCCAGATTAAGGCTGGAACCCTCGAGCGCAAGTTCAGTTTGTCATCATGA